CGGATCCTCGATGGTGAGGATGTGGCCCGAGGAGTTCTGGTTGCGGTGGTCGATCATCGCGGCCAGCGTGGTCGATTTGCCCGAGCCGGTCGCGCCGACCACCAGGATCAGGCCGCGCGGCTCCATGATCAGCTCGCGGAAGATGGTCGGTAGCTGCAGCTGGTCGATGCTGGGGATTTCGCTCTTGATCGCGCGAATCACCATGCCCACTTCGCCGCGCTGCTTGAACACGTTGATGCGGAAGCGGCCGGCTTCCTTCACCGCCAGCGCCATGTTCAATTCCAGGTCGCGCTCGAACTGGGGCACCTGGCCTTCGTCCATCAGCGAGTAGGCGATCTTCTTCACCATGCCGCTCGGCAGGCCGGTATTGCCTAGCGGGTAAAGCTTGCCCTCGACCTTGATGTTCACAGGGGCGCCCGTCGTCAGGAACATATCCGACGCGCCCTTGTCAACCATTAGCTTGAGGAAGTAACCGATGTCCACTCGAATCCCCTAATTTCGTGCGCATTGCTAAAGTCGATTATGCCCGCCCACAATACGCTGCGACACTCCGAGAGGACTGAGTGATGGTGCACATCTTTTCCCCGCTGTCTGGCCGCCCGAAAGGCGTCCGTTCGGCGGTTTCGACCCTGGCGCTGGCCACGACGCTGGCGCTTTTCGGCTGCGCGAGCGTGCCGCCACCGGACGGGGCCATGAATCAGGCGCAGGTCCAGCTGCAGGCGGCACGCGATGCCGATGCCGCCGATTACGCGCCGGTCGACCTGGGCTTTGCCCAGAACAAGTTCCAGCAGGCCCAGAACGCCATGGCCAGCCGCAAGTACGACGACGCGGCCACCCTGGCGGACGAGGCTCGCGCGGACGCCGAACTGGCCCGCGCCAAGGCGCGCCTGGCCGCCGCCCGGTCGCAGATCCAGAGCAAGACCAACGCCAATCGCCAGCTGCGCGAGCAGATCGAGCAATCGCTTTCCGAGCAGCAACAGCAGGACCAGTCGCAGAACTCGGGCCTGCCGGCGCAGCAGCAGACCCAGGACATGCCGGCGCCGCCGAGCTCTTCGCTCGAACCCATGCCGGAGGGCCAGGGTTTCCAGACGCTGCCGCAGAACAATCCCCAGCCCGTACCCCAGGTGAACCGTGACGACCAGGGAGGCCACCTATGAAATCCCTGACCCTACGACTCTCCGCCGTGCTCCTGGCGCTGGCCGCCACCGGCGTGGCACAGGCCGCCAAGGAAGACATGGACGTGGCTCGCCTGACCAACAGCCTTGACCAGCTGTCCGGCGATCCCAGCCTGGGCGCCTACGCCCAGGCCGAGCAGGCCCGCGCCCGCGATGCCGTGAACCAGCTGGCCCAGGCCCGCTCGCGTGACCGCGCACACGCCCTGTACCTGGCCGAGCGTCGCGTCGACCTGGCGCGCGCCACGGCGCAGCTGCAGGACGCCCAGCAGCAGATCAACCGGCTCGACCGCGAGCACGACCAGATCCAGCTCGACGGCAGCCGCCGCGAGGCTGAAATGGCCCGCCGCGAGCTGGAGCGCCAGCGCCTGCAATACCAGATGGAGCAGGAGGAATCCGCCCGCCAGCTGGCTGCCGGTGCCGAGGCGACTGCCCAGGCCCAGGCCCAGGCCGAGCAGGCCAAGAAGGTCGCGGCAGCCCAGGCCCGCGTAGCCAACGCCGCCAAGAAGCAGGCCGAGCTGGCCGCCCAGGCCGCCAAGCTGATGCGTTCGCAGATGCAGCAGGGCGACAACGGTTCCTCGGACAAGGACCAGGGCAAGTAAGCCCCGCGGGCCGTGTCCGTTGCCATCGAAGGCCGGCCGGGCTTGGCCCCGCCGGCCTTCGTTTTTGGGGCTCCGGGCCTGTGCGAAGCGGCTTGGCGAGCGCATTGTTCAAGGATCGGCAAGCGCTTGTTCGGGTTCCGCAAAAGACTGTTCTGGCAGCTTTTTTCTGCCGATCGACTGCGTCATCCCATCCCGAATATGACGCTTGCATGGCTCCATGGCCGGGAGTAGGGTCAAGTTCCCAGGGGGCACCTTCGCACCCTGGGTCACCGACCTGAATCATGCACTCATCCTTCCCCTCCAAACGTTCTCCATGGACCGGTCAAACGGCATGGATCGCGGGTGTGTGCGTGCATTCCTCGTCAGCGGGCGCCGCTCACAAGTGCTCGCCGTTCTCTCCAGAGGAGGTTGCATCATGTTTGAAAACCAGCAGCGTGATGATGTCGAAGCTTTGATGAAGGCCGACGCGGAGTTCCGTCGGCTGTACCAGCACCATCGGGAGCTCGACAGCAAGGTGCACGACGCCGAGATCGGCGTACTTCCCATCGATGACATGACGTTATCGGGCATGAAGAAGGAGAAGCTCCACGCCAAGGAGCGACTCCAGCGCATGTGGGACACCCGAGCGCACCGCATCAACTGAATCTGCGAGGTTTCGCATGAACGCGGCCCCGGAAGCCTCCCGCAAGGGAACGGTTTCCGGGGCCGCAGTATTTCCGGGGAAAGTCGAGGGTCACGATGCCTCGGTTATGATCGTGCCCCTTGTCGGCCGCTCCGGTAGCGCCGGCGCACAACCCAAGGAGTTCCCATGACGGTCCACCAGAGTGTCCTCGAACTGATCGGACGTACCCCGATGGTACGCGCGCAGCGCCTGGACGTCGGACCGTGTGAACTCTTCCTCAAGCTGGAAAGCGCCAACCCCGGCGGTTCGGTCAAGGACCGCATCGGCCTGTCGATGATCGAAGGCGCCGAGAAGGCGGGAAAGATCCGCCCCGGCGACACGCTGGTGGAGGGCACCGCCGGCAACACCGGACTCGGCCTTGCGCTCGTCGCGCAGCAGAAGGGTTACCGCCTCATCCTGGTGGTGCCCGACAAGATGAGCCGCGAGAAGATCTTCAACCTCAAGGCGATGGGTGCCGAAGTCGTGCTCACCCGTTCGGACGTGGCGAAGGGCCACCCCGAGTACTACCAGGACATGGCCGAGCGTATCGCGCGCGAAACACCGGGCGCGTACTTCATCAACCAGTTCGGCAACCCGGACAACCCGGCGGCGCACATCGCGACCACGGGCCCGGAAATCCTCGAGCAGCTCGACGGAAGGGTCGACGCCGTTGTCGTCGGCTGCGGCTCGTCGGGCACGTTGAGCGGCCTGTCCAAGTTCTTTGCTGAGCGGTCGCCAAACACGGAGTTCGTGCTGGCCGATCCGGTCGGTTCCATTCTTGCTCAGTACATCAACGACGGGACACTCTCGACCAAGTCGGCCAGTTGGATGGTGGAAGGCATCGGCGAAGATTTCCTTCCCTCCATCAGCGACTTCACCCGCGTGAAGAAGGCCTATGCGATTCCCGACAAGGAGAGCTTCCTGGTGGCGCGAGAGTTGTTGGCGAAAGAGGGCATCCTCGGTGGTTCGTCCACCGGCACGCTGCTGGCCGCCGCACTGCGCTATTGCCGCGAGCAGACCACACCCAAGCGGGTGGTGACGCTGGTGTGCGACACGGGCAACAAGTACCTGTCGAAGATGTACAACGACTATTGGATGCTCGACAACGGCTTCCTCGAACGCGAGCAACATGGTGACCTGCGTGACCTGCTGCTGCGCCCCTTCGCGCAGCGCGACACGGTGGTAGTTGGCCCGAACGAGCTGCTGATGACGGCCTATACGCGCATGAAGCTTTACGACGTGTCGCAGCTGCCGGTGATGGACGGCAACCGACTGGTCGGCATCCTCGACGAGTCGGACGTGCTGATGCATGTGCATGCGGACGAAAGCAAGTTCCGCGATGCCGTGTCCACCGCCATGATCACCAACCTGCAGATGCTGGACGTGCGCTCGCCGATCGAGTCGCTGCTGCCGGTGTTCGATCGCGGCCACGTGGCCATCGTGGTGGATGGCGACCAGTTCCTTGGCCTGATCACGCGGATCGATCTGCTGAACTACCTACGACGCAAGGTGCATTGATCGGCGGCGACCGATGCGTCCACGATGGCGCATCGCATCGTCGATCCTTCGCCATGATAAGTTTGTTGAAATCGCGCGCGTCCAAAGTCGCTGCCCGCGATGGGATATTCGCGCCCTTTCGAAGGAGTAAGAGGTATGTGTGGAATCGTTGCTGCCGCCGCCCAACGTGACGTGGCACCGCTGCTTATCGTCGGACTCAAGGCGCTGGAATACCGTGGCTATGACTCCGCCGGCCTGGCCGTGCTCGACCGCGGCGAGATCCACCGCGTGCGAGCCAAGGGCAAGGTGCGCGAGATGGAATCGCTGTACCTGGCCGATCCGTTCCCAGGCAGCACCGGCATCGCCCACACGCGCTGGGCCACGCACGGCGTGCCGAACGAAGCGAACGCGCATCCGCACATGGCCGGCAGCGTGGCGCTGGTACACAACGGCATCATCGAGAACTACGCGACGCTGCGGGCGGACCTGCAGGCGCGCGGCCATGTCTTCACCTCGGAAACCGATACCGAGGTGATGGCCGCGTTGATCAACGAACACATGGAAGCCGGCCTGGGCCTGCGCGAAGCCGTGCTGGCGACCGTGCGCGAGCTGGAAGGCGCGTACGCCATCGCCGTAGTGAGCAGCAAGGAACCCGGGCGCGTGGTGGGCGCGCGCCATGGCGCGCCGCTGCTGGTGGGCGTGGGCATCGGCGAACACTTCCTGGGCTCGGACGCGCAGGCGCTCATCCAGGTCACCAACAAGATCATCTATCTCGATGAGGACGATGTCGCGGATATCACCCGCGACAGCGTGACCATCTACACGCTCGACGGCGACCGCGTCGAGCGCCCCGTGAACGAGAGCGAGCTCTCCGCGGATGCGGTGGAGCGAGGTGAATTCCGCCACTACATGCAGAAGGAA
The window above is part of the Dyella jiangningensis genome. Proteins encoded here:
- a CDS encoding YdcH family protein; protein product: MFENQQRDDVEALMKADAEFRRLYQHHRELDSKVHDAEIGVLPIDDMTLSGMKKEKLHAKERLQRMWDTRAHRIN
- a CDS encoding DUF4398 domain-containing protein; its protein translation is MNQAQVQLQAARDADAADYAPVDLGFAQNKFQQAQNAMASRKYDDAATLADEARADAELARAKARLAAARSQIQSKTNANRQLREQIEQSLSEQQQQDQSQNSGLPAQQQTQDMPAPPSSSLEPMPEGQGFQTLPQNNPQPVPQVNRDDQGGHL
- a CDS encoding pyridoxal-phosphate dependent enzyme, producing the protein MTVHQSVLELIGRTPMVRAQRLDVGPCELFLKLESANPGGSVKDRIGLSMIEGAEKAGKIRPGDTLVEGTAGNTGLGLALVAQQKGYRLILVVPDKMSREKIFNLKAMGAEVVLTRSDVAKGHPEYYQDMAERIARETPGAYFINQFGNPDNPAAHIATTGPEILEQLDGRVDAVVVGCGSSGTLSGLSKFFAERSPNTEFVLADPVGSILAQYINDGTLSTKSASWMVEGIGEDFLPSISDFTRVKKAYAIPDKESFLVARELLAKEGILGGSSTGTLLAAALRYCREQTTPKRVVTLVCDTGNKYLSKMYNDYWMLDNGFLEREQHGDLRDLLLRPFAQRDTVVVGPNELLMTAYTRMKLYDVSQLPVMDGNRLVGILDESDVLMHVHADESKFRDAVSTAMITNLQMLDVRSPIESLLPVFDRGHVAIVVDGDQFLGLITRIDLLNYLRRKVH
- a CDS encoding DUF4398 domain-containing protein, producing the protein MKSLTLRLSAVLLALAATGVAQAAKEDMDVARLTNSLDQLSGDPSLGAYAQAEQARARDAVNQLAQARSRDRAHALYLAERRVDLARATAQLQDAQQQINRLDREHDQIQLDGSRREAEMARRELERQRLQYQMEQEESARQLAAGAEATAQAQAQAEQAKKVAAAQARVANAAKKQAELAAQAAKLMRSQMQQGDNGSSDKDQGK